atttcttaattttccttcttatttgtttattattttttcccttctttgttattttctttctttccctccTTACTATCAACCAACGGATGCAGATAAAGACTTTATACTAGGAGTTCATTATAGTTGTGTGTTTCTGGAACTTTAAATCTTTTTCTAAGAGGCCTGATATTTTCTCATGTATGGCTTGGACTATGAATTTGGATTGTTTGATGTAGTCTTCATCAGGCCTGATAGCTGCAAATGAAGATGCTTGAATCCTTGAtcgattggatttttttttttccaaagcaaCTAATACTGATGTTGGAGGTTACAAGGAGGAGTTTATAGTGATGAACTTTGATTTCCTTATGAAAGTTCCTCTCGGTGTTGCTTCCCCGCTCtccaaatggaaaaaaaaatgttgtgctTAACTTTGGGATGTTTAATGTTTCGGTTAAGAGCACTGGGAACAATGAATGCTCATTTAAGTTACAAGCCATCTTGTGGTCTAGAGAAAGCATGACATCCTTCATCCTGACTTTAGAGATTGTGAGATGGAATGGCTAGAACACTGGCAGACTTCGTATGGATTCTTGAAAAACCTACCTTAAACCATCCCTTTATTTCTTTTCCAGTTATTTAGCAGGAGTGATCTGGGGGGAGAGTTATAAAATCTTTGCAGAAGAAATgaatatttagaaacatttggtTCTGAAATTTATCAGATCTGGGTTTGACATTTAGAAATAACTAACAATGAGATTCCTATGGATGTTAAGACCATAACAAACTTTTTCTTGTATGTTTACTACTATTCTTGTAAGTTTACTACCACTGAATACTGAGAAGTGGAAGTCATTGGAGCCCTGAAATAGACCAGCAAAAAGGCAAAGGgggcctctctctctttctgcttGGAAATCTGACAAAAGAGGAGTTTTGTTGAATGTGAGAAGTTCAAACTTACAGATTTTCCTGTCAATTTGATCATAAGCTATACTCTTCCAGACTGATGATTCATGATCCTTAGTCTAGTACTTCTGCTTCTTCCTGAATCTAGGTGAGTGTGTCCTGTATTCATTATGGTTCCTGCTGAATTAATATTATGTGTTTGCCTGTAGTTTATGAAATTATATCCTCAACAACAAACCTGATTCCTGACCTAATATCTCATAAGATGTTTTCTTGCTGGATAATATTTCACTGCTAAACTTGTTGCCTAATTGTTAGTTGACAATGTCCATGGGACTTAATAGACCTCAAAGAATTCTGTGTTCAATAGCTTAATAATTGCATCAATTAGATCTGAAATCATCCTGAACTTAGAACTTAGTTAACATAAATCAACTTTTATCTTTCTCCAACAACTAGGAAGAAGCTGCTGATGATTAACTGCTTCTTCATAGTTACAAGCAATGGGCAAACTCTTACATTGTTTTTTAAGTGGAaacatgctagtgattaatCTGCATCCATTCTGTGGTCTCTTATGTCCATCCTTACTATTCAAGGCTTCTGCAATTTTTTGAATTGTAGTTCCTCAGTGAATCAGTGGTTTATTTTTACTGTGCTTTTCTAGCTCAGTGATGGATCAGGAATGAAGGATTAGAAGTCCAGGATCACTTCTGAAGCTTACATTCTCGTTACTGTCTGAAAAGTGAGATAGTTATAAGCCTTCAAACATACCTTTTACAGCAAAGTTAGTTTTCTTCTAGCCAGGATTGAAGTCCTGGGCTTGTCGTCTGTCCAAAGAAGAAAGTTAAATTGAACCAGAACTTGTTAGAAGTGTTTTATATCAGTTGATGCTCAGCAGAAAAGAGTGGTGGAAATGCTTAGAAGCAGGTGTTGCCATTGCACTCCAGGTAAAAGAATGTGGCTaataaaataggaactcatTGCGAGTGGAGCTGATTGCTCTCACGAAAGAATCACTACTTCCATGAAGCTGTTGGATTGAAGATGAAATTGACAGTCAGTGTTACATGTAGACAGTCATCCAGTGATATGTAAAGGATTCAACATATTTCATATTTCAGCAGATTAGTTTTGATCATTCGCCACATATTTATAACTGGGGAATAATTAGAAGACCCTATCCAAGATTATTTAGATTAGTGAAGATCAGTGATAGGCCGATGGTGGCTGCAAGTCTCCCTGAAATACTGACAAGTCTGCTTAAACCggcactttttttattttttattttttttttcaaagaactATGGTACGGGATGTCACAGACCATGTGGAGAGGGATCCCACCGGTTGGGCTGAGTCTGACATTTGGAAACAATAAGCTTAGAATACTTTCTTCAAGAAAAAGTAAATTAGTTGCCTCTTGATTAGCTCACTGTTTTCATTTAATTTCTCCTTGGACTTGAATTGTTCATATTCTGGAGTTGCTCTGGTAATATTTTCGCTGCCTCTTTCTTTCACGGTTTCGTCATAGCCTTCAATAGGAAATATGTAATGCAGCCTCCCCTTCTCTCTGTTTTCTGTTGTGCATGAACAAATTGAGTTTATCCAAACTCTATTCTCAATGCCCGTTTTATTGACAAGTTAATTGCATCAATGGCTTTTATGGTATATTCACCATTTACATGATTCATGAGATTACTGTTTCTTGCAAACTTATTCATTATCACTAAGAAAATGCAAGCTGGCAGTTAGGATATGGAAACTGATCAGAAACTGCAAACTCTATATCGCTGCAAAAGATGCCGCAGGATTGTTGCGGCTCAAGAGAATGTGATTCTTCACAAGCAGGGCGAGGGTGAACGATGCTTCAAATGGAAGAAAAGAGGTGCCCCCCTGGACGTTGACAAGAAACCCGAATGCTCCTCAATATTTGTGGAGCCCATGAAGTGGATGCATGCAGGTAGGCACGACATTCATTATCTTCTTTGATTGCTCGCAGAACAGGCATTATACATTGTTAGATCTTAAAACATGCCTTATATTTGACATGCCATCTCTTTCTTGTGAGTCAGTACAAGAAGGCCATGTTGAAGAGAAACTTTGGTGCTTGGGCTGCAAGGCCCGTTTGGGTTCATTCAACTGGGCAGGCATGCAATGCAGCTGTGGAGCTTGGGTGAATCCAGCATTTCAGCTGCACAAGAGTCGGATTGATGAGTCCACTGCATAAAGTGTCTGTAGGCATGACAATGTATGGCAAGTTGGAAACCTGAGTATCGAGAATTCAGCTGAATTTTCGATGGCTCGCAATGGTGCCATCAGAAGAAATATTACATTTATGGCTTGAACTGAGTATTATGATTTTACTTATCTAGtgatttctttgaaaaaaaCATTTGCATGGTTGGTGTAAGTTACATCGTGTTAATTCATAGGGATTATTATGGAAAATAAATAAGTTTCATGCATGTGGAGCATGAAACTTACAAACTATTTAGCGCAGAATTTAGAAATTATCACAGGCTAGTTAATTCAGAATCCTCTTAGCCTAACCCAGAGAAGAAAGACCCGTTTTCAAGCTAATTCTGAATATGATACTGCCAAATTTAGTATCAATTAGGCTTGAAGTGAAAGCAGAAAAGGTGCCTTCTTTTCTTCGTATaagcagaagaaaaggaagaagataggTGTAGATTAAAGAGACTACTGCAAAAATTTGTTGTGGAAGATTTAGATCCTTGCTTCATATTGACATATGGGCACAAACTGCAAAACCAGAGAGGTACCTTGGACATGCCTGTTTTTCATTTACGGCCAATGCTTGGATTCATAGCTTTTTGTATTACCATATTGGAAT
The sequence above is drawn from the Phoenix dactylifera cultivar Barhee BC4 unplaced genomic scaffold, palm_55x_up_171113_PBpolish2nd_filt_p 000881F, whole genome shotgun sequence genome and encodes:
- the LOC120107484 gene encoding probable inactive dual specificity protein phosphatase-like At4g18593, coding for METDQKLQTLYRCKRCRRIVAAQENVILHKQGEGERCFKWKKRGAPLDVDKKPECSSIFVEPMKWMHAVQEGHVEEKLWCLGCKARLGSFNWAGMQCSCGAWVNPAFQLHKSRIDESTA